The sequence below is a genomic window from Ignavibacteriota bacterium.
ATAGATGGACAATACCGTGGTCCGACCCCCGTAATTCTCCCAGTAAACATCGGGGACTCGTCAAAACCCTTCCGCATTACGTCGTGCGTATTTTGATTTGTATATGTTAAATACATTGGAATGAGTTTATTAACAATCCTCTCATTGCAGAATGAAAACGGTGATGGAACTTCATCGCTATGCTGTTCTTCTGTTTCCTGAAAGCTAATGGACTTAATGTCCACGCGCGGGGGTGTGCCGGTTTTCAATCTTCCGTTTTCAAAACCTAATTTTAGAAGCGATTCTGTAACGTAGTCAGATGCATTTTCCCCATACCTACCGCCAGCATTACTATTCCTCCCGGTATGCATTAATCCGCGCAGAAATGTTCCAGCACATAAAATTACTGACTTTGCGCTTATTGATTCTCCCATACGAGTAATCAAGCCACTGATTTTGTGCTTACTTTTCCAAGATTCATTTTCTTTAACTAAAAATTCCTTCAAGGAGTCTTCTATCACATATAGATTTTTCTGAGACAATATTACTCGAATCGCCTCCCTTGAATACCACTCTCTGTCATTTTGGCATCGTGGCGACCAAACGGCAGGTCCCTTCGATTTATTCAACATCTTAAAATGAATTCCAGTGGCATCAGCAATTTTCCCCAATTCACCACCAAGTGCATCTATTTCGCGAACAAGGTGCCCCTTCGCACTACCACCGATTGCGGGATTACAAGACATTCGACCTATCGAATTTACTGACATTGTTAACAATGCCGTCTTGCATCCCATGCGCGCTGATGCCAAAGACGCTTCGATGCCGGCATGGCCACCACCAACTACCACTACGTCGAATTTCAATTTTTCTGTTTCACGTGAAACAATCATTTTCCAATACAAAATTTTGAAAATATATTATTCAGGATATCCTCGGTTGTTACCTCTCCTGTTATTTCACCAAGCAAACCTAACGCTATTCTTAGGTCAACCGCAACAAAATCCCCACTCATGTTTTTCATTATACTATCCAATCCTTTCTTTAGGTATTCATTTGCCGACCGAATAAGATTCCTGTGACGTACATTGGTTATTATCAACTTGTTTTCCTGTAAATGCAATGTGTTCTTTGTTGATAATTTAACGAGGCTTTCTTTCAATTCATTTAATCCAATCCTCGTTTTCGCTGAAACAAAAACAGTATTATCGCTATTCGAGTCGTTAGTATGAGTATTTTTTTTTAATAAATCAATTTTATTATTAATGACTATAATTTTCTTTGTCTGTTCTTCCCGTGCAAGCAAGATACTAATTTTTTCCAATGGAAAATCGGAGTCTTCGTTGGAAATATCGCGTACAAAAAGAATAATATCCGCGTCCTGAATCTCTTTCTCACTTCTTAGAATTCCTTCTTTTTCGACTACATCCTCAGTCTCCCGTAATCCTGCGGTGTCAACTATTCGAAATACGATTCCGTTTAACTTGAACGATTCTTCGATTGTGTCTCTCGTTGTTCCGGAAATATGAGTCACTATCGCTCGCTCTTCTTCTAATAGTGCATTAAGTAAACTTGATTTTCCGACGTTTGGTTCTCCACATATTACAACCTTAACTCCATCTCTGATAATTTTTCCCTGTTCATAAGAATTAATTAGCTCCTCCATTTCTATTATTGTCCGTTTGATGGTCTCAATTGTCACTGCTCTGTCAAGAAATTGGATGTCTTCTTCAGAAAAATCTAATTCGAGTTCTATTAAACTACAAATATCTAATAATTTATCTCTAAGTAGGTGTATTTTATTTGATGTGCCGCCTTTAAGTTGTTTGAGAGATGATTTATGTGAAATCTCTGCCCTTGAGTGAATTAAGTCGGCTACTGCTTCTGCCTGAGTTAAATCCATTTTGCCATTGAGAAATGCACGCTTGGTAAATTCTCCCGGTTCTGCAAATCTCGCTCCTGCCTTAAGTATTGTTTCAAGGATTTTATTTGTCACAAAAAAAGAGCCATGACAACTAATCTCTGCAACATTCTCTCCCGTGTATGAATTGGGCGATATGAAAACGGTTACCAAAACTTCATCAAGAACATCATCATTTTCATCTACGAAGTTACCGAAGTGAACCGTATGTGATTGAGCGTTGCTTAAGTTTATCTTTCCACGAAAAAACTTCTCTGCAATCTTAAACGAGTCGGTTCCGCTAAGCCGAATAACAGAAATTCCACCTTCACCAATTGGTGTTATTATCGCGGCAATAGTATCGTCTTGGTACTTCATGTAGTAAAATTTAGGGTTTGAAATTTAGAAAAGTTGGGAGTGAAAAACAATAAAAAACCCCGTCCCGAAA
It includes:
- the mnmE gene encoding tRNA uridine-5-carboxymethylaminomethyl(34) synthesis GTPase MnmE; translation: MKYQDDTIAAIITPIGEGGISVIRLSGTDSFKIAEKFFRGKINLSNAQSHTVHFGNFVDENDDVLDEVLVTVFISPNSYTGENVAEISCHGSFFVTNKILETILKAGARFAEPGEFTKRAFLNGKMDLTQAEAVADLIHSRAEISHKSSLKQLKGGTSNKIHLLRDKLLDICSLIELELDFSEEDIQFLDRAVTIETIKRTIIEMEELINSYEQGKIIRDGVKVVICGEPNVGKSSLLNALLEEERAIVTHISGTTRDTIEESFKLNGIVFRIVDTAGLRETEDVVEKEGILRSEKEIQDADIILFVRDISNEDSDFPLEKISILLAREEQTKKIIVINNKIDLLKKNTHTNDSNSDNTVFVSAKTRIGLNELKESLVKLSTKNTLHLQENKLIITNVRHRNLIRSANEYLKKGLDSIMKNMSGDFVAVDLRIALGLLGEITGEVTTEDILNNIFSKFCIGK